A genomic stretch from Longimicrobium sp. includes:
- a CDS encoding DUF4344 domain-containing metallopeptidase, whose translation MPTLRIAFCAALLAVAALSTPAGAQFVAEYPEVQSAEAARVRRRMMEDRQLEQFALAMNGWLRMPRRIAVRMAECPTSDVRWVSEQRAVEICYRMGTRVHNLLSADTLRESFAPAMFFLQLHAVAHGVIDELDLQVGGREEQAVDELVALLLMRFHDPSGVALRGITTLQRADANWAQWDFAEGHGLTAARIQNVACLVYGINARAYEPIRRAGLFPASRASQCTTAGQRLLTVWGNRLGNRLRSR comes from the coding sequence GTGCCGACACTTCGAATCGCTTTCTGCGCCGCGCTCCTGGCTGTCGCGGCCCTGTCCACCCCCGCTGGCGCGCAGTTCGTCGCTGAATACCCGGAGGTGCAGTCAGCCGAGGCTGCCCGCGTGCGACGACGGATGATGGAAGACAGGCAGCTGGAGCAGTTTGCGCTGGCGATGAACGGGTGGCTCCGCATGCCGCGCCGCATTGCGGTTCGCATGGCCGAGTGCCCCACCTCCGACGTGCGGTGGGTTTCGGAGCAGCGTGCGGTGGAGATCTGCTATCGGATGGGGACGCGGGTGCACAACCTCCTTTCCGCCGACACACTGCGGGAGTCGTTTGCCCCCGCGATGTTCTTTCTGCAATTGCACGCGGTTGCCCATGGCGTGATCGACGAGCTGGATCTGCAGGTGGGCGGGCGCGAGGAGCAGGCGGTGGACGAACTCGTGGCGCTGCTGCTGATGCGCTTCCATGACCCGTCGGGAGTGGCGCTGCGGGGAATCACTACCCTGCAGCGGGCCGACGCCAACTGGGCCCAGTGGGATTTTGCCGAAGGCCACGGGCTCACGGCGGCACGGATTCAGAACGTCGCCTGCCTGGTATACGGCATCAACGCGCGTGCCTACGAGCCGATTCGCCGTGCGGGCCTGTTCCCCGCCTCGCGCGCATCGCAGTGCACCACCGCCGGCCAGCGGCTCCTCACCGTGTGGGGCAATCGCCTGGGCAATCGGCTGAGATCACGATGA